The genomic DNA GTGGTTAATACTGGGGATTTTAATCTGTATTATGGTCAAGGCCTACCTTATCAAAATGGTATAGGTGATCTCGATGACTGGGTCGCCACCGTAGGAATATTTCCGGGCTTGGAAGTTGCTGGTCGGGTAGTAACTAAAACCTATGACTGTAATACATACACTGACAAGAATTGTGGTATTCGCGATTTGTCGGCTTCTCTCAAATATCAACTACCTTTCATTTATGATTACACCGGTTTCAACTTAGCAATCGGTACCCAAGATTTAGGTGGTGCAGCGAATAATTTCCAAACAACTTATGTGGTAGCCGATAAAACACTGGAGAATTGGCCCGTTCGTTTTTCCGCAGGTTATGGTCAATCGAAACTTCCATCCGGCATTATGGATGGTCCTTTCGGAGGGATTGAAATTCAACCATTTTCCTTTTTACAGTTGACTGGTGAGTATGACTCCACAGAGTTCAACTCAAGCATTAAAGCAGTTACACCTAAAGATCTGTTGCCTTATGACATGCGTGTTAGCTTAGATTATCAAGTTTATACAACACGTGAGAACACAGATAAAAATATCTGGGGTCTCAGTTTCAACATTCCTTTAGTTGGCTATTTAGATAACAAACCTGCGGAATTAGCTAAGCAAACTCCAGATAAAAAGCAACTTTTACAAGCAAGTCTTTCAGGCCATGAATCGGCAGGAATGGCTAAATTAATTCAATCCCTTGAAAAAGAAGGCTTTATTAATATTCAAGTTGGTAAAGCAGATAATAACAAGATAATTATTGCTTTAGAAAACCGACGTTATAACCGTAATCAAATCGATGGCGCAGGTGTCGCGTTAGGAATAATTTCAGCTAATGCAGGAAAGTCAATCTCAGTCGATCTTGAACTAACAGAACAAACCTCTCCAAATATTGAAATGGTTATGCTAACTAACGGTATCCCAGTACTTGCGGTAAGCACCAATACACAATGCTATCGTGAATTTTTAATGAGTGGGATCTCTTGTAAGCAAACCAAAATCAGCACGACAAACCTGTCAAAAACGCTAGACAATACTGATTGGCAGCATGAGAAAGTTAATAGTGGATTTGGTCGAAGCCAAGTAATCGTTTCACCTGCAACTCGTTATGCCTTCGCAACGGAATATGGTGTATTAGACTACTCATTAGCACTTGCAACAAACCTTTATGTTCCACTTTGGAAAGGGTTTGCCGTAGATGTGCGCTACATATTGCCCATTGATGACAGTGACGATTACCAAGAAGGTGGATATTGGGGTAATCAAGCGTATGAAAGTGAGATTGATCGCGCAGTGGTTCACCAAGCATTTCAATTACCTTTTAACATCATGACTCAATTTTCTGCTGGCTATATTTTTAGTGGTTATATAGGGGCTGAAAATGAAACCGTTTGGAATTCACCAGAGGGTTACCACTCATTTGGCGTTCAATACAGTGAATTCACTTATAAAGATGACAAGGATGTTTTTGGCAACACAATGGAGGACAAAGGGACTCTTCTTGGCAGCTACACTCTTTCTGTACCAGAAATCAACTGGCAATTGAAAGTTGAAGCGGGTGAATTTTGGCAAGGCGATAAAGGCTATCAAATTACCACTAACCATTGGTTAGGTGATGCAAATGTATTTGTCTCTTATTTAGACAGTGAGGATGAGCAATTTGTCAGTGCTGGTATTTCATTGCCACTCACATTCTGGCGTGATATGAAACCTAGTTATGTTCAAGTGAGAGGAATCGACCAATACACAATATCAGCCCAAACTCGAGTTGGAGAATCTCATAATTACATCAATAGTGGGCTTGGGGCACAAGTTGATTTTCAACATAACTTGGGAAGACAGTATTTCAGCCGAAATCGTCTTACGCCAAGCTACTTTGAAAATAACCTACAGCGTTTAAGAAATGCTTACTTAAGATATTTAAGCATTTCTAACGAATAGGTTTTAGTGATTAAGTGGTGAGTAATTAACTCGCCACTTTTACTTTAATTTTACTCTTATCAATTTCTTTACCATTCAAAGCAAACATAGCGGTTTTTGCTTGATCTAGATCCGGCATATAAACAAAACCAAATCCTTTTGATGCTCCCGTTTCTTGATCTAACACTAAGGTGCATTCACCGACTTCACCGTACTCTTCAAATAACTTACGCATTTCAATTTCAGTTGTGCCGCGGTCAAGATTTCGGACTAAAAGCTTCATAACATTTCTCTTTTAAAGTTAACTTTGAATTTAGAATCTGTTAGTGATTTAACACCAAGTGTAGCAATAATGACACACAAATAGACTTAAAGAAGATAATATATCGTCAATATCTAAAATTGATTGTAAAAAGGAATAACAATAAATTTAGAGCAAGGAAATGAAAAATGAAAATTGGTATATATATTTATGATAATGCTGAGGTTTTAGATTTTTCCGGACCTTATGAAGTCTTTACGACAGCTAACAGGGTAACTAAACAAGATACTCTTTTTGATACTTTCTTAATTGCAGAGCAAGAAGGCCTCGTTACCGCTCGTTCAGGCTATAACGTTCTCCCCCATTATGGTATTCACAACCACCCTGCTTTA from Vibrio casei includes the following:
- a CDS encoding YjbH domain-containing protein, with translation MVMQKTSAYVVPLAYLALFSSSVFADTQVDQLPSHQSFTGLTNTPNAQVVNTGDFNLYYGQGLPYQNGIGDLDDWVATVGIFPGLEVAGRVVTKTYDCNTYTDKNCGIRDLSASLKYQLPFIYDYTGFNLAIGTQDLGGAANNFQTTYVVADKTLENWPVRFSAGYGQSKLPSGIMDGPFGGIEIQPFSFLQLTGEYDSTEFNSSIKAVTPKDLLPYDMRVSLDYQVYTTRENTDKNIWGLSFNIPLVGYLDNKPAELAKQTPDKKQLLQASLSGHESAGMAKLIQSLEKEGFINIQVGKADNNKIIIALENRRYNRNQIDGAGVALGIISANAGKSISVDLELTEQTSPNIEMVMLTNGIPVLAVSTNTQCYREFLMSGISCKQTKISTTNLSKTLDNTDWQHEKVNSGFGRSQVIVSPATRYAFATEYGVLDYSLALATNLYVPLWKGFAVDVRYILPIDDSDDYQEGGYWGNQAYESEIDRAVVHQAFQLPFNIMTQFSAGYIFSGYIGAENETVWNSPEGYHSFGVQYSEFTYKDDKDVFGNTMEDKGTLLGSYTLSVPEINWQLKVEAGEFWQGDKGYQITTNHWLGDANVFVSYLDSEDEQFVSAGISLPLTFWRDMKPSYVQVRGIDQYTISAQTRVGESHNYINSGLGAQVDFQHNLGRQYFSRNRLTPSYFENNLQRLRNAYLRYLSISNE
- a CDS encoding RNA recognition motif domain-containing protein, with the protein product MKLLVRNLDRGTTEIEMRKLFEEYGEVGECTLVLDQETGASKGFGFVYMPDLDQAKTAMFALNGKEIDKSKIKVKVAS